From the genome of Oikeobacillus pervagus, one region includes:
- a CDS encoding F0F1 ATP synthase subunit gamma, with translation MASLRDIKTRITSTKKTSQITKAMEMVSAAKFNRAETNAKSFVPYMEKIQEVVTSIALGSKDVTHPMLVSRPVKKTGYLVITSDRGLAGAYNSNVLRLVLKTIQERHKSKDEYAIIAIGRNGRDFFKHKGMNVVLDIVGVPDQPNFANIKSLANKAVNMFSDGTYDELYMYYNHFISAIEHEVTAKKVLPLTDISGSHKLISYEYEPSAEEILEILLPQYAESLIYGALLDGKASEHASRMTAMKNATDNAKELIDNLTLSYNRARQAAITQEITEIVGGAAALE, from the coding sequence GTGGCATCGTTACGTGATATAAAAACTCGAATAACTTCAACTAAAAAAACAAGTCAAATTACAAAAGCGATGGAAATGGTTTCTGCTGCGAAATTTAACCGTGCGGAAACGAATGCCAAATCATTTGTTCCGTATATGGAAAAAATACAAGAAGTAGTTACGAGCATCGCTCTTGGAAGCAAAGACGTTACACATCCGATGCTAGTCTCCCGCCCCGTTAAAAAAACCGGTTATTTGGTCATTACCTCTGACCGCGGTTTGGCGGGGGCTTATAATAGTAACGTTCTTCGCCTTGTTTTAAAAACAATTCAAGAACGTCATAAATCAAAAGATGAATATGCCATTATTGCAATTGGGCGTAATGGACGTGATTTTTTCAAGCATAAAGGCATGAATGTTGTATTAGATATCGTAGGTGTTCCAGATCAACCGAATTTCGCTAATATTAAGAGTTTAGCGAATAAGGCAGTTAATATGTTTTCAGATGGTACTTATGATGAGTTATACATGTATTACAACCATTTTATAAGTGCAATCGAGCATGAAGTAACAGCGAAAAAAGTTTTGCCATTAACTGATATTTCAGGATCACATAAATTGATTTCCTATGAATACGAACCTTCTGCAGAGGAAATTTTAGAAATTTTACTTCCTCAATATGCTGAAAGTCTCATTTATGGTGCACTTCTTGACGGAAAAGCAAGTGAACATGCATCACGGATGACAGCAATGAAAAATGCAACAGATAATGCGAAAGAGCTTATCGATAATCTTACACTTTCATATAACCGAGCTCGCCAAGCAGCCATTACTCAGGAAATTACTGAAATTGTTGGTGGCGCGGCAGCATTAGAATAA